AGCAGCTGTTTCATCGTTTCGGGCGTTATCGATGCGAGCAGGGACTGTTCACCATCGGTGCGATGTTCGGACCCGGTTGAAGCTTTCTTTATCACCTCACCGTCCTCCACCGCGGGCAGGTTGCCGGGGTGCGTGATGGACGCGGATGAAGGAGATCCGGATTGTGGGGATGAAATGCTACCACCTTTCGGATTCGTCGCACTGGTGGTTGGTTGTAGGGCGAGATCGGATGATTCCAGCCTGGCGGTGGACGATTTGTAGTCCTGCATAATATCATTCAAATTTTTCAGCGCCTTGCGCGTCGGGCGTGGTGTGGTTGGTTCTAAAAGATCGTGACGAAGAATGAGTACATTTCGTCTAAAAGAAAAAATGCTTGTATAATGGCTACCTTTGGGCACGAATATGGGTTCGGGAGTTTTCGGTACATCCACAATGATGCTTTCCTCGAAGGAAGATTCCGACGTCAGATAGAAGCAGCtgatgttgtgtgttgttatgTCGATTACGTCTATCCGTTCCAGTTTTTCGCATAGTTCGCGTACAGTGCTTTCCGACAGTGAGGGTAGTCGCAGATGTAACAGATTCTTTAGCGGTTCGAACATATCTACGCTCATATCctacaaaatcaaacaaattcatTAGCAGCTCGTTCGTGTGCTTTGGAAGCTTGGGATGATTCTCGTACCTCGTCGAACTGATTACCGAAGAGATCGAGCAGCTCGAGCCCGCCCAATTCCTTGAACGCTTCGTCCGGTAGCTCAGTGAGATTGCAATTCACTAGGTGTAGCTGCTCCAGCTCCGGCAGTTCCAGGAAGGGATCGCCATCCGGCAGGACGATTGGGTTGTCGTTTAGATACACCCGACGAAGCGATTTGCTTGCCTCGCTGAAACAATCGCTATCCAGGTTCGATAGCTGATTGGAGGAAAGATCTAGCATCTCCAGCTTGTCGAGCTTTAGCAGAAGTTCCTTGTCAAACTGTTCGATCGCATTGCCTGCCAGCAGGAGCTCCTGCAAATCGGTAATGTTCTGGAACGCTTCCACGTTCAGACGCTTCAAGTTGTTGTGGCTCAGATCTAACCGTACCACAACACCGGGCATAATGGAAGGGATGTCCGTAAGGGCACGGTGGGAACAGTTTATGTACTTTATCCCTTCGAAACAGCTGCATCCACCTGGGCACGCATACTCTTCCTGTTCCGTGGAATGATCTACAACAAgaataagagaaaaaaatattacacacGGAATTGTTGGAAATTGGAACTCATCTAAACACGCTACGCCATGTTGCTACGTACCGTCTGcatcaccaaaaatgaccagcgaAGGACTGCCGGTGGTGGACGTTGCTTTCGTCGCACCAGACGGCAATGTCGTGGAGGATGATACTCTCGATTTATCACTGTCACCACCTTCGTGCCGTGCCTGATCCGTGCCGACTGGTAAGGGACCACTGATGTCGCCGTCATCGTCGTATGTATCATCATACTCATCGTCATATATATTCTCCCCGTCGCTAGCCGCATCTTCCTCATTCTTTGCGTGCACTTCCGACGTACTAGAACAGGATAGTGAGTAAGAGAAGGTAAATAGTAAAAAACTGCACCAGAACACATCAGAGGGGACACAAGACGGATTGGTTTGGTATATCGGACAGCAATTCTTGAGGACGTTTCAACACCAATATCCGGCACCACGTGGAGCATTTCCGCAACATCGACAACAATCGGTTCTCTAATACATCGACTCATAACTGATGGAATTCCAAAGATATCATGTGTCGCAAAGGTTAGGATGGACTTTGACTTCCCTCGTCTGATAAGCCTCCAACGAATAGGCGAGTTATCAACATCCCACACCCAGTGTGTCGAAGATGATTACGTCAGAAGGGCAACAGAATGTTTACCCGATGCTTCACAGCTATTGCTGGCAATATTTGTATGACTCGGTGCATGAGTTATACGACAGAAATGGCTATAAATGCGTCATGAACAGCTGATGTTCATAGTACCAACACGAAATAGGTGACTGTCTTCGCCTTTAAGAAGGGGTTTATGTTGAAAGGCTGAAGATAGCAAGTAGTAGCTAGAGTCCAAAACGCCTCATTCGAACTTGGGATCGAT
The Anopheles moucheti chromosome 2, idAnoMoucSN_F20_07, whole genome shotgun sequence genome window above contains:
- the LOC128299905 gene encoding leucine-rich repeat-containing G-protein coupled receptor 4; translation: MRRRLIWDYLVPMVLLLTILLWTSTSEVHAKNEEDAASDGENIYDDEYDDTYDDDGDISGPLPVGTDQARHEGGDSDKSRVSSSTTLPSGATKATSTTGSPSLVIFGDADDHSTEQEEYACPGGCSCFEGIKYINCSHRALTDIPSIMPGVVVRLDLSHNNLKRLNVEAFQNITDLQELLLAGNAIEQFDKELLLKLDKLEMLDLSSNQLSNLDSDCFSEASKSLRRVYLNDNPIVLPDGDPFLELPELEQLHLVNCNLTELPDEAFKELGGLELLDLFGNQFDEDMSVDMFEPLKNLLHLRLPSLSESTVRELCEKLERIDVIDITTHNISCFYLTSESSFEESIIVDVPKTPEPIFVPKEPTTPRPTRKALKNLNDIMQDYKSSTARLESSDLALQPTTSATNPKGGSISSPQSGSPSSASITHPGNLPAVEDGEVIKKASTGSEHRTDGEQSLLASITPETMKQLLMAIIGVTVLGLIIGLICRRTGIKNKLCGTKRRPAPTDQVRPAEEVPLNKV